The nucleotide sequence CCAGAGGAGAAGTTGCCCTCACGCACGCGGCGGTAGAGCTTGCGGAAGGTAGGCAGGGCAGCGATGCGCATCCACACGATGAAGTCCTCGTTGATGAAGCCGGTGTTGTTGGGGTTGGAGTCCAGCAGGTAGGCAGCTTGGGGCCAGTTGGGGGGCTTGGCTGTGCCCTTGAAGGTGGCCTCCAAGGTGCCATTGAGGAGGGCGGGGTTGCTGAACTTGATGTTGGAGTCGGTCCACCAGGAGATGCCTCGGTTGTCCAGGGGCACGCGGTGGAAGGTGCCGTTGGCCAGGTGGTAGAGGGCGAAGGTGTCGTTGAAGCGGCTGTTGGCGATGGCCCCGCAGGGGGCGATGGGGAGGCCCCGGGGGTCCGTTCGGAAGGGGCTGCACTCCGTGGCGGGGCTCCGGAGCCCCGCGGCGTCCCCGCTGAGCTGCCGGTTGTCGCGGGAGACGCTGTAGCGCCGGTGGTTCTGGTAGTAGTTGGAGAGCTCGTAGTAGAGGCACACGGGCCCCGGGAAGCGCTCGGGCAGCTCGAAGCGCAGCGAGCAGGTGCAGGCCTCGGCCCCGGCCGCCCGGCTGGCGTTGGCGCAGCGGGAGCAGCCGTGGCCGCTGCCCGGCGCCCCGGTGTAGTCGAGCTCCAGCTCGCGGATGGTGCCCGAGGAGaagtgcagccccagccccagcgccaGGCAGGCCAGGCCCACGCAGAAGAAGAGCGGCAGCGCGGTGCCC is from Caretta caretta isolate rCarCar2 chromosome 12, rCarCar1.hap1, whole genome shotgun sequence and encodes:
- the TMEM30B gene encoding cell cycle control protein 50B; translated protein: MAAAAAASPCAEPAGRNKPDNTAFTQQRLPAWQPLLSAGTALPLFFCVGLACLALGLGLHFSSGTIRELELDYTGAPGSGHGCSRCANASRAAGAEACTCSLRFELPERFPGPVCLYYELSNYYQNHRRYSVSRDNRQLSGDAAGLRSPATECSPFRTDPRGLPIAPCGAIANSRFNDTFALYHLANGTFHRVPLDNRGISWWTDSNIKFSNPALLNGTLEATFKGTAKPPNWPQAAYLLDSNPNNTGFINEDFIVWMRIAALPTFRKLYRRVREGNFSSGLPQGTYCLNITYNYPVLSFQGTKKVIFSTVSWMGGKNPFLGIVYLVFGSACILTGFVMLAVHIKFQQQNQMDVE